A part of Miscanthus floridulus cultivar M001 chromosome 6, ASM1932011v1, whole genome shotgun sequence genomic DNA contains:
- the LOC136458143 gene encoding peroxidase 2-like — MKLSAAVLCALVSVQAAVLLLATVPSAQAKELEVGYYSKKCKGVENVVKWHVIRALKANRRTGAALVRLLFHDCFVRGCDGSVLLDASSDNPHPEKKAPVNIGLAAFELLEEIKAAVEKRCPGVVSCSDILIYAARDAASALSNGHVHFDVPAGRLDGFVSKAEEAQAELPDSTHDVQQLIDNFARKNFTVEELVILTGAHSIGQGHCSSFRGRLSEPSSQITPAYRDLLNYKCSQGSDPPVDNNVRDEDYGVVARFMPGFTSRVRKIPDFLDNSFYHNNLAKIVTFHSDWTLLTHKEAFGHVVEYRDNGTLWDEDFSDSLLKLSKLPMPAGSKGEIRKKCSVVNHRLY; from the exons ATGAAGCTCTCGGCGGCAGTCCTCTGCGCCCTTGTGTCTGTCCAGGCGGCTGTGCTCCTCCTCGCCACCGTGCCGTCGGCGCAGGCCAAAGAGCTGGAGGTCGGCTACTACAGCAAGAAGTGCAAGGGCGTGGAGAACGTGGTGAAGTGGCACGTTATCAGGGCGCTCAAGGCCAACCGCCGCACCGGCGCCGCTCTCGTCCGCCTCCTCTTCCATGACTGCTTCGTCAGG GGGTGCGATGGTTCTGTCCTCCTGGACGCTTCCTCCGACAACCCTCACCCTGAGAAGAAGGCGCCGGTGAACATCGGCCTCGCCGCCTTCGAGCTCCTGGAGGAGATCAAGGCCGCCGTCGAGAAGCGGTGCCCCGGCGTGGTCTCCTGCTCCGACATCCTCATCTACGCAGCCCGCGACGCGGCCAGCGCCCTCAGCAACGGCCACGTccacttcgacgtccccgcgggcCGCCTGGACGGTTTCGTCTCCAAGGCCGAGGAGGCCCAGGCGGAGCTCCCGGACTCCACCCACGACGTGCAGCAGCTCATCGACAACTTCGCCAGGAAGAACTTCACCGTGGAGGAGCTCGTCATCCTCACCGGGGCGCACTCCATCGGCCAGGGCCACTGCTCCTCCTTCAGGGGGCGCCTCTCCGAGCCGTCGAGCCAGATCACCCCGGCGTACCGCGACCTGCTCAACTACAAGTGCTCCCAGGGATCCGACCCGCCCGTGGACAACAATGTCCGCGACGAGGACTACGGCGTGGTGGCGAGGTTCATGCCGGGGTTCACCAGCCGGGTGCGCAAGATCCCCGACTTCCTGGACAACTCCTTCTACCACAACAACCTCGCCAAGATCGTCACCTTCCACTCCGACTGGACGCTGCTCACGCACAAGGAGGCGTTCGGCCACGTCGTCGAGTACCGCGACAACGGCACGCTATGGGACGAGGACTTCTCCGACTCGCTGCTCAAGCTCAGCAAGCTGCCCATGCCAGCGGGAAGCAAGGGCGAGATCAGGAAGAAGTGCAGCGTCGTCAACCACCGCCTATACTAA
- the LOC136460529 gene encoding uncharacterized protein, producing the protein MEALQLELTNCSNAKKVVEKLLATDDEQQLWAVLLLNNWWHERNQVKEGERRRSPDDIALLCGRQAIEIKNLHSLPTAEPRARTRKSKWERPPIGMLKLNVDGAFRESDKNGGWGYVIRDESGDAIQSGSGRVPFASNPLHMELIACVEGVKATTALGISNVILETDAQQAVWAIQGDDFRLAVVGGLVHDLKDLIAEIFTTLSANYVPRDCNKVAHELASLGSRSHDLAPSMLAGVSECISFLVSSDLADMVE; encoded by the coding sequence ATGGAGGCATTGCAGCTGGAGCTGACCAACTGCAGTAATGCGAAGAAAGTGGTTGAAAAACTGCTGGCAACAGATGATGAGCAACAGTTGTGGGCAGTGCTCCTTCTGAATAATTGGTGGCATGAGCGCAATCAAGTCAAAGAAGGGGAACGGCGACGTTCACCTGACGATATTGCACTGTTATGTGGGCGGCAAGCTATTGAGATTAAAAACCTCCACTCTTTACCTACTGCTGAACCAAGGGCCAGAACTAGAAAAAGTAAATGGGAAAGACCTCCAATTGGCATGCTCAAACTGAATGTGGATGGGGCTTTTAGGGAGTCTGATAAGAATGGCGGATGGGGCTACGTGATCCGAGATGAAAGTGGCGATGCGATCCAGTCAGGGTCAGGAAGAGTGCCTTTTGCGAGTAACCCGTTGCATATGGAGCTGATTGCTTGCGTAGAAGGGGTGAAGGCAACGACAGCTCTGGGAATCAGCAATGTAATTCTTGAAACGGATGCACAACAAGCGGTGTGGGCGATACAGGGAGATGATTTCAGACTTGCTGTGGTGGGAGGCTTAGTCCATGATCTAAAAGACTTGATAGCAGAGATCTTTACTACCTTAAGTGCCAATTATGTGCCGCGTGATTGTAATAAAGTAGCCCACGAACTAGCTTCTTTAGGGAGCAGGAGCCATGATTTGGCGCCCTCTATGTTGGCCGGAGTGTCAGAGTGTATCTCGTTTCTGGTGTCAAGCGATTTAGCTGACATGGTTGAGTAA
- the LOC136458144 gene encoding uncharacterized protein encodes MAQWQCFLSFAVVAVSAAASLGAIIRVNKLRRPPRADDGSAAAPPPWMSCWSRVPPSFLLAFRATAAVALAAVLAWDLRTYDPSIMMYYTEWTLLLEIAYFAAATLCSAYGCRMMYSSSRDRAEDPESTDDRLLGPSGGGGDEPNPSADAWKGAGRLGLQLMQIGYQVSAGAVVLTDAVFWGLIVPFTLSAHFSLNAVMACIHSLNLVFLLTETALNTLPFPWFRIAYFVLWTCLYVIIQWIAHVCGMTWWPYPFLRPTSSLAPLWYLAMASLHFPCYLVYWLIVKAKSSCLIHMQVANRSSQI; translated from the exons ATGGCGCAGTGGCAGTGCTTCCTCAGCTTCGCCGTCGTGGCGGTCTCCGCCGCGGCGTCCCTGGGCGCGATCATCCGGGTGAACAAGCTCCGTCGTCCACCGCGCGCGGACGACGGCTCCGCCGCTGCTCCGCCTCCGTGGATGAGCTGCTGGAGCCGGGTGCCCCCGTCGTTTCTGCTGGCGTTCAGAGCCACGGCCGCCGTCGCGCTCGCCGCCGTGCTGGCGTGGGACCTGCGGACCTACGATCCCAGCATCATGATGTACTACACCGA ATGGACACTGCTGCTAGAGATCGCCTACTTCGCG GCTGCCACGCTGTGCTCCGCGTACGGATGCCGGATGATGTACAGCTCGTCACGAGACCGCGCGGAGGATCCCGAGAGCACCGACGACAGATTGCTCGGCCccagcggtggcggtggcgacgaGCCGAACCCAAGCGCTGATGCTTGGAAGGGAGCTGGGCGACTGGGACTCCAGCTGATGCAAATTGGCTACCAG GTCAGTGCCGGCGCGGTTGTCCTGACGGATGCGGTCTTCTGGGGCCTGATAGTACCATTCACGTTGTCAGCTCATTTCAGTCTCAATGCA GTGATGGCCTGCATACACTCTCTCAACCTTGTGTTCCTACTGACAGAGACTGCACTAAACACCTTG CCCTTCCCTTGGTTCAGAATCGCATACTTCGTTCTCTGGACGTGCCTGTACGTGATCATCCAGTGGATCGCCCATGTCTGTGGTATGACATG GTGGCCTTACCCTTTCCTCCGTCCTACATCATCCTTGGCACCACTGTG GTATTTGGCCATGGCATCGCTTCATTTCCCATGCTACCTCGTTTACTGGCTGATTGTTAAGGCAAAGAGCAGCTGCTTGATCCACATGCAGGTTGCAAATAGGTCCTCACAGATCTAA